The following are from one region of the Desulfuromonas acetexigens genome:
- a CDS encoding FG-GAP-like repeat-containing protein yields the protein MTGFSKGIGLILLAAWFFAGSAPAWAVTAPRFQSLGQIRDAFIAPTRLDVDDQGNLYVVDARKKTVFKFDKFGAKSKGIQAFTEAEASGGGLAVSGDGKRLFVAERQSVAVLDGTTGARLGYLGGQNRFAHVYDIALDADGHIFVADAERLTIEAYRPGGQDPLVPYVFDYQFGAKGTAPGQFMGIAAMEINRAAGEVYVADPNFHKPTGARTILSYPKVQVFDLAGNLKKINGITNFILLGSKSFGSKEMIYFGGMTFDGQGRGYFSDSYNGRVNVLNVTGTDPLRMYLSSYAVAGFRMGQLSDPRDQVFDPLTGRLFVLCGDGRVEIFGIDGAVNPVNANEAPEAPVAVSPVGRGEVPSLTPTLSWQEAIDADGDELTYRVKIGEEGAAAETFEEIAGTSFVLPRELRENAAYVWSVQAFDGEAASAWSDTQAFFVNAEEEAPTAPELTAPDSGNTADGLTVFSWQAATDPDPFETLTYVLQVAADESFAVPVLEERLDATSLALGDCADYFELEDGQAYFWRVTAVDSTDLESAPGEARPFTYDSTILAVSANVEGAHVHLGGNLGYPGQFLGETPLELRDFPVGPCALVVEHPGFEPAVAAITVEERIGAEVEVQLLPALVPDKFTEREPLRAGTGRLRTEGEAAPYWADFDHDGISDLLVGTASGQLLLYRGQSEDGSRYGEGEVLPLGMTVPGAMPVLVDWDNDLRKDLLVGAADGTLTLFLNQGSESAPVFAEGMLLTDGNGVIDVGDSAAPVVVDFDGDGKKDLLVGSADGRLVRYHNEGPDAGPRLARVEFALEGVGETPVAPFMVDWNADGRRDLLLAQDGRFLVFSWLENGSFAPAEDVEVAGRLAGGTPQRIFVADTDGKKGKDIFVGGEDGEVRLLQGNAKLLAPAFMQFMLKKLDDLAEELAEDRRNRADVDGIKAQLAKNNIRAASEKMEALYRNIESNRDIAAQVAEARDLLLQAEAAGE from the coding sequence ATGACCGGATTTTCAAAAGGGATTGGACTGATTCTGCTGGCAGCCTGGTTTTTCGCGGGGAGCGCCCCGGCCTGGGCGGTAACGGCTCCGCGTTTCCAGTCCCTCGGCCAGATTCGCGATGCCTTTATCGCCCCGACCCGCCTCGATGTGGACGATCAAGGCAATCTCTACGTCGTCGATGCCCGCAAAAAAACGGTTTTCAAATTCGACAAGTTCGGCGCCAAGAGCAAAGGGATTCAGGCCTTCACCGAAGCGGAAGCGTCCGGCGGCGGCCTCGCCGTGAGCGGCGACGGCAAGCGCCTCTTTGTCGCCGAACGCCAATCGGTGGCGGTTCTCGACGGCACCACCGGCGCGCGCCTCGGCTACCTCGGCGGTCAGAACCGCTTCGCCCACGTCTACGACATCGCGCTCGACGCCGACGGCCACATCTTCGTCGCTGACGCCGAGCGCCTCACCATCGAGGCCTACCGTCCCGGTGGCCAGGACCCCCTCGTCCCCTACGTGTTCGACTATCAGTTCGGCGCCAAGGGGACCGCTCCCGGTCAGTTCATGGGCATCGCCGCCATGGAAATCAACCGCGCGGCGGGGGAAGTCTACGTTGCCGACCCCAATTTTCACAAGCCCACGGGGGCGAGAACCATCCTCTCCTACCCCAAGGTGCAGGTCTTCGATCTCGCGGGAAACCTGAAAAAAATCAACGGCATAACCAATTTCATCCTGCTCGGGAGCAAGTCCTTCGGCAGCAAGGAGATGATCTACTTCGGCGGCATGACCTTCGACGGTCAGGGGCGGGGCTATTTCTCCGACAGCTATAACGGCCGCGTCAATGTCTTGAACGTGACGGGCACCGATCCGCTGCGCATGTATCTTTCGAGCTATGCCGTGGCGGGCTTCAGGATGGGGCAACTCAGCGATCCCCGGGATCAGGTTTTCGATCCCCTGACCGGCCGCCTCTTCGTCCTTTGCGGCGACGGCCGGGTGGAAATTTTCGGCATCGACGGCGCCGTCAACCCGGTGAACGCCAACGAGGCCCCGGAAGCCCCGGTGGCGGTCAGCCCTGTCGGCCGGGGGGAAGTCCCCTCGTTGACGCCGACTCTGAGCTGGCAAGAGGCGATCGATGCCGACGGCGACGAGCTGACCTATCGAGTCAAAATCGGCGAAGAGGGAGCTGCGGCGGAAACCTTCGAAGAGATCGCCGGGACGAGCTTCGTCCTTCCCCGGGAACTCCGCGAAAACGCGGCCTATGTCTGGTCCGTTCAGGCTTTTGACGGTGAAGCCGCCTCCGCCTGGTCCGATACTCAAGCCTTTTTTGTCAACGCCGAAGAAGAAGCGCCCACGGCGCCGGAGTTGACGGCGCCGGATTCGGGCAACACGGCCGACGGCCTGACGGTCTTTTCCTGGCAAGCGGCCACCGACCCCGATCCCTTCGAGACGTTGACCTACGTCCTGCAGGTGGCGGCCGACGAGAGTTTTGCCGTGCCGGTGCTGGAAGAACGTCTCGACGCCACCAGCCTGGCCCTGGGGGATTGCGCCGACTATTTCGAGTTGGAGGACGGTCAAGCCTATTTCTGGCGGGTCACTGCCGTCGATTCCACCGACCTCGAATCCGCTCCCGGCGAAGCCCGGCCTTTCACCTACGATTCCACCATTCTCGCGGTGAGCGCCAACGTCGAAGGCGCCCACGTCCATCTCGGCGGCAATCTCGGGTATCCCGGTCAATTTCTGGGCGAGACGCCCCTCGAACTGCGCGACTTTCCCGTCGGACCCTGTGCCCTAGTGGTGGAACATCCCGGCTTCGAACCGGCCGTCGCCGCGATTACGGTCGAGGAGCGGATTGGTGCCGAGGTGGAGGTGCAACTTCTCCCCGCCCTGGTGCCGGACAAGTTCACCGAACGGGAGCCGCTGCGCGCCGGGACCGGGCGACTGCGCACGGAAGGCGAAGCCGCTCCCTATTGGGCCGATTTCGATCATGACGGCATCAGCGACTTGCTGGTCGGCACCGCCTCCGGGCAACTGCTTCTCTATCGCGGCCAGTCCGAGGACGGGTCCCGCTACGGCGAAGGGGAAGTTCTGCCTCTGGGGATGACCGTGCCCGGTGCAATGCCGGTGCTGGTCGATTGGGACAACGATCTGCGCAAGGATCTCCTCGTCGGCGCCGCCGACGGCACCCTGACGCTCTTTCTCAACCAGGGGAGCGAAAGCGCCCCGGTCTTCGCCGAGGGGATGTTGCTGACCGACGGGAACGGCGTCATCGATGTGGGGGACAGCGCCGCGCCGGTGGTCGTCGATTTCGATGGCGACGGCAAGAAAGATCTGCTCGTCGGCAGCGCCGACGGCCGACTCGTGCGTTATCACAACGAGGGCCCCGATGCCGGCCCGCGCCTGGCGCGCGTCGAGTTCGCGCTCGAAGGCGTGGGAGAGACCCCGGTTGCTCCCTTCATGGTCGACTGGAACGCTGACGGCCGGCGCGATCTGCTGCTGGCCCAGGACGGCCGCTTCCTCGTTTTCTCCTGGCTGGAAAATGGCAGCTTTGCCCCCGCCGAAGATGTTGAGGTTGCCGGTAGACTCGCCGGCGGTACGCCGCAGCGGATCTTTGTCGCCGATACCGACGGGAAAAAAGGCAAGGATATTTTTGTCGGCGGCGAAGACGGCGAGGTGCGGCTGCTGCAAGGCAACGCCAAACTATTGGCCCCCGCCTTCATGCAGTTCATGCTGAAGAAACTGGACGATTTAGCCGAAGAGCTGGCTGAGGATCGAAGAAATCGGGCGGATGTGGACGGGATCAAAGCTCAACTGGCGAAGAACAACATTCGCGCCGCCAGTGAAAAGATGGAAGCCTTGTACAGAAACATCGAAAGCAACCGGGACATAGCCGCCCAGGTCGCGGAAGCTCGCGACCTGCTGCTACAGGCCGAAGCCGCCGGGGAATAA
- a CDS encoding cytochrome c3 family protein, which translates to MKKITSGLIGVLALMLVAGGAAEATRGPQGVTYSAHNLSMSADPDWPTYVSDNETQVCVFCHTPHGGTLDGPLWNRESPGTIYTHYNSASLSSYLRALSINRSVSKESLLCLSCHDGSIAINSLVNYSNSLVNENNEPVLPTHNGGRSVEIPIMFTTDPDLPPNPGPQIGASRENPDAHGDLSDDHPISFSYSSVYSAKAEEFKTVSAAEINGVRFFGTENRVECSSCHDPHVMYDQNYTLSNGDLVVGADPDYTPFLITPNEGSALCLACHDK; encoded by the coding sequence ATGAAGAAAATAACGAGTGGATTGATTGGCGTTCTGGCTCTGATGCTTGTGGCAGGCGGAGCAGCCGAGGCGACGCGTGGGCCTCAGGGGGTTACCTACTCAGCCCATAACCTTTCTATGAGCGCAGACCCTGATTGGCCTACATATGTATCTGATAACGAGACGCAAGTTTGTGTTTTTTGCCACACTCCGCATGGGGGTACTTTGGATGGTCCGCTTTGGAACCGTGAGAGTCCAGGTACTATTTACACACATTATAATAGTGCGAGTTTGTCGTCATATTTGAGAGCACTTTCCATCAATCGCTCTGTATCAAAAGAGTCACTTCTTTGCTTAAGTTGTCATGATGGAAGTATAGCCATTAACTCATTAGTTAATTATAGTAACTCATTGGTTAATGAAAATAATGAACCGGTTCTGCCGACTCATAATGGAGGACGATCTGTAGAAATACCGATCATGTTTACCACTGATCCAGATTTGCCTCCAAATCCAGGGCCACAAATAGGGGCCTCCCGTGAAAACCCTGATGCACACGGGGATCTTTCGGATGACCATCCTATTTCTTTTTCTTATAGCTCAGTTTATAGTGCAAAAGCTGAAGAATTTAAAACAGTTTCTGCCGCAGAAATAAATGGTGTTCGGTTTTTCGGTACTGAAAATCGTGTGGAATGCTCCTCTTGTCATGACCCACATGTGATGTATGACCAAAATTATACTTTGTCAAATGGCGATCTTGTTGTAGGTGCTGATCCTGATTACACACCTTTTTTGATTACTCCGAATGAAGGCAGTGCCTTGTGTCTTGCATGCCACGATAAATAA
- a CDS encoding CxxxxCH/CxxCH domain c-type cytochrome gives MTCTRCHDPHKLKDGFNLEASTNKLLRMNSPDAMCLDCHRDWNMAGNRGLLTHPLVKDYPAFVAAEANKFKYKSVDGYNSATLVLPSNEGSGQVRMVYNSVDATGTGSGPMNVSCTSCHGVHFTDSDSSTVDGKGKALNSGDGKLLLSDGPRRTHGDPIEQGKLRSNLCQACHVYKKHGDVNGNDNGMFAGCLDCHSGHVYHATSPNYFVLRKSVEDVFIPKQGAVGSASGLEFTTLEAAWANGTNTGYCQGCHTLNFPHNGVASGTHGKASCVNCHFHNNETGSFVADCSACHGFPPIYDEPGNITLGGYAIDEDNYRSYKFLDTRDQNILRDIYKLESQTPHKRHAAGGSDYGFGCDNCHAQAFSGATPTHLNGYFQDVNFGALASAGTYDTAGGGACATVYCHSNGNAASLAYASVTWQETAGTITGCTACHGNDAATMVTTGNTASHQKHLGAGGGMGKSYACNVCHVATAESATTLVAASRAVGGAHVNGQGDVDFVSSGGVLYNALSVGEFSAADNTCNVYCHGYDKYTIPDWDDPWGGAASDNCSKCHSATPTSGSHTAHISTTGANIGCADCHGVGANTGAHAGHVNGAIDYLDFAASCKACHTIEDGDVALVWGNQATATCDACHGGVKATSYTDASNSPREAPTWPAYVSAGHGKTGVVQLCTGCHSTDTDTAHMNGIVGDTSRLAMVNGKTYTAEAPNAFCGACHDGGSGNEKGHYATGAGHTSTDGTRCNACHDPHGYAGYDAMIKDSIDGRAVATFADRTSRAAYANASFNGVCQVCHAGGAVNHFSLTAYNSGHGGTRPCLDCHSHSAEAAFEVTCYSCHGGANIGSTSGNKNFWPDGVREHTANQAGEHEVHVLKIAERINPSWTSVQTLLNGATNAQQKQICEYCHAAVNNDNDHASVSTAEVFVAQIGDPAVETRFAKKIWYGLADSGATYSDGSCSAVACHNGKTTDVAYKWYAGGSTACTMCHNGETVPTSGSHVPHLQNMVTFASGYITCADCHSDTEANSWIDQTPPSTNHINGSVNVDGSRGLIYTGSYPTTKGSCGTNSCHNNGKNQTPNVNYVWGTSIGRGCESCHTNSAEGHMAHFNSTGTFVEWSVVCTKCHTNHVSSNQHFNGSVNFLSTMNYNGEVVVGDAGFGTCTTTTCHQDGKGVAVETPMWNRTPSSADDCTLCHAAKPTTGSHNQHVVTGATAYGATGNTSTTTTYDFKCGECHGNTLANHIDGSASFGAVGWQSAGKTCDTSYCHSNGAAPPDYKASPAWGTSFAPDEDPCAGCHGNSPNTNAHAAHVVAIHWDSDVSKNRSGVYTGTTGLQGAANSDASAHGKVDTSTTINCNVCHNDTVTRWRNRQNTACVGCHSTDTPEDGNAVIKDKSKHVNGVADVKLLPIKMKTRAQIRNDIKTVPELDVTWQRFDAPGGILGLFYKGADNHDQARTIFNTATMYDGTTKTCTNISCHNGNQVKWSDNLSCDGCHTQLP, from the coding sequence GTGACTTGCACTCGCTGCCATGATCCGCACAAGCTGAAAGATGGTTTCAATCTCGAGGCCTCGACCAATAAGCTTTTGCGCATGAACAGCCCTGACGCCATGTGTCTTGATTGCCATCGTGATTGGAATATGGCGGGAAATCGTGGTTTACTTACCCATCCCCTGGTCAAGGATTACCCGGCGTTTGTCGCGGCCGAGGCTAATAAGTTCAAATACAAATCGGTTGATGGGTACAACAGTGCTACTCTGGTCCTGCCGTCCAACGAAGGCTCCGGCCAGGTACGTATGGTCTACAACAGCGTTGATGCTACCGGGACCGGTTCCGGGCCGATGAATGTCTCCTGTACTTCCTGTCATGGCGTACACTTCACCGATTCGGACTCAAGTACCGTCGACGGCAAGGGGAAAGCTCTCAACTCCGGCGACGGCAAACTGTTGTTGAGCGATGGACCCCGGCGTACCCACGGCGATCCGATAGAACAGGGAAAGTTGCGTTCCAACCTTTGCCAGGCCTGCCATGTCTACAAGAAGCACGGTGACGTCAACGGCAACGACAACGGCATGTTCGCCGGGTGTCTCGACTGTCACAGCGGCCACGTCTACCATGCCACCAGCCCCAACTACTTCGTGCTGCGCAAAAGCGTCGAGGACGTTTTCATCCCCAAACAGGGGGCGGTGGGCAGCGCGAGCGGGCTGGAGTTCACAACCCTCGAAGCGGCCTGGGCCAATGGGACCAATACCGGCTACTGCCAGGGCTGTCACACCCTGAATTTCCCCCACAACGGCGTTGCCTCGGGAACCCACGGCAAGGCCTCCTGCGTCAACTGCCATTTCCACAACAACGAAACCGGCTCCTTCGTCGCCGACTGCAGCGCCTGTCACGGCTTTCCGCCCATCTATGATGAGCCGGGTAACATTACCTTGGGGGGGTATGCTATTGATGAGGACAATTATCGTAGTTACAAATTCCTCGACACTAGAGATCAAAACATCCTACGCGACATCTATAAGCTAGAGTCGCAAACTCCGCACAAGCGCCACGCCGCAGGCGGCAGCGACTACGGTTTCGGTTGCGACAACTGCCACGCCCAGGCCTTCAGCGGGGCAACCCCCACCCACCTCAACGGCTATTTCCAGGATGTCAATTTCGGCGCCCTGGCTTCCGCAGGTACCTACGATACCGCCGGTGGCGGAGCCTGTGCCACGGTCTATTGCCACAGCAACGGTAATGCCGCTTCGCTGGCCTATGCTTCCGTGACCTGGCAGGAAACCGCCGGAACGATCACCGGTTGCACGGCCTGTCACGGCAACGACGCGGCGACTATGGTTACCACGGGTAACACCGCCAGCCACCAGAAACACCTCGGCGCCGGGGGCGGGATGGGCAAGAGTTACGCTTGTAACGTCTGTCACGTCGCCACCGCCGAAAGCGCCACCACTCTGGTGGCCGCTTCCAGGGCGGTCGGCGGGGCCCATGTCAACGGCCAGGGGGATGTCGATTTCGTCAGCAGTGGCGGCGTCCTTTACAATGCCCTCTCCGTCGGCGAGTTCAGCGCCGCCGACAATACCTGTAACGTCTACTGCCACGGATACGACAAATACACCATTCCCGACTGGGATGACCCCTGGGGGGGAGCCGCTTCCGATAACTGTAGTAAATGCCACAGCGCCACCCCGACCAGCGGCTCGCACACCGCCCATATCAGCACCACGGGAGCCAATATCGGCTGCGCCGACTGCCACGGCGTCGGGGCCAACACCGGCGCCCATGCCGGGCACGTCAACGGCGCCATCGACTATCTGGATTTCGCCGCTTCCTGTAAAGCCTGTCATACCATCGAGGACGGCGACGTCGCCCTGGTCTGGGGAAATCAGGCGACCGCGACCTGTGATGCCTGCCATGGCGGCGTCAAAGCCACCAGTTACACCGATGCCTCCAACAGCCCGCGCGAGGCGCCGACCTGGCCCGCCTACGTCAGCGCCGGCCACGGCAAGACCGGGGTCGTTCAACTCTGCACCGGCTGTCACAGCACCGACACCGACACTGCCCACATGAACGGGATCGTGGGTGACACCAGCCGATTGGCGATGGTCAACGGCAAGACCTACACCGCCGAAGCACCCAACGCCTTCTGCGGCGCCTGCCATGACGGCGGCAGCGGCAACGAAAAGGGCCACTATGCTACGGGCGCAGGGCACACCAGCACCGACGGCACCCGTTGCAACGCCTGTCACGATCCTCATGGCTACGCCGGTTACGACGCTATGATCAAAGACAGCATCGACGGACGTGCCGTGGCGACCTTTGCCGATCGGACCAGTCGTGCCGCCTATGCTAATGCTTCTTTCAACGGCGTCTGCCAGGTTTGTCATGCCGGTGGTGCAGTCAACCATTTCAGCCTGACCGCCTATAACTCCGGCCATGGCGGAACTCGCCCCTGTCTCGATTGCCACAGCCACTCGGCCGAGGCCGCCTTCGAAGTGACCTGTTACAGCTGTCATGGTGGTGCCAACATCGGTTCGACCAGCGGCAACAAGAACTTCTGGCCCGACGGCGTGAGAGAGCATACCGCCAACCAGGCAGGCGAGCATGAGGTGCACGTCCTCAAGATCGCCGAGCGCATCAACCCCAGCTGGACCAGTGTTCAAACCCTGCTCAATGGCGCCACTAATGCCCAGCAGAAGCAGATTTGCGAATACTGCCACGCGGCGGTCAATAACGATAACGATCACGCGAGCGTAAGTACTGCGGAAGTCTTCGTCGCCCAGATCGGGGATCCGGCGGTGGAGACTCGTTTCGCAAAGAAAATCTGGTACGGTTTAGCCGATTCCGGCGCCACTTACAGCGACGGGTCGTGCAGCGCCGTGGCCTGCCACAACGGTAAGACAACAGATGTAGCGTATAAGTGGTACGCAGGGGGCTCGACGGCTTGTACAATGTGCCACAATGGCGAGACGGTACCGACTTCCGGTTCACATGTTCCGCATTTGCAGAATATGGTCACATTTGCCAGCGGCTATATCACATGTGCAGATTGTCACAGTGACACGGAGGCCAACAGTTGGATTGATCAGACACCACCTTCCACCAATCATATAAACGGGAGTGTCAATGTCGACGGAAGTCGCGGGTTGATTTATACAGGGAGCTATCCGACTACCAAGGGAAGCTGTGGTACCAACTCCTGCCACAACAATGGTAAGAATCAAACTCCCAACGTCAATTATGTATGGGGGACTTCAATTGGGCGAGGATGTGAATCCTGCCATACCAATTCCGCCGAAGGACATATGGCTCATTTTAATTCAACAGGAACATTTGTTGAGTGGAGTGTGGTTTGCACCAAATGCCACACGAACCATGTAAGCAGCAATCAGCATTTCAATGGTTCTGTAAATTTCTTGTCTACCATGAACTACAACGGCGAAGTCGTCGTCGGCGATGCCGGCTTCGGCACCTGCACGACCACCACCTGTCATCAGGACGGCAAAGGGGTGGCGGTGGAAACCCCGATGTGGAACCGCACACCGTCGTCGGCCGACGACTGCACTCTCTGTCATGCCGCCAAGCCGACAACCGGTTCCCATAACCAGCATGTCGTTACCGGCGCGACTGCCTACGGCGCGACCGGTAACACCTCCACCACGACGACCTACGACTTCAAGTGTGGCGAATGTCACGGCAACACCCTGGCCAACCACATCGACGGTTCGGCCAGCTTCGGCGCCGTCGGTTGGCAGAGCGCAGGCAAGACCTGCGACACCAGTTACTGCCACAGCAACGGCGCGGCGCCGCCGGACTACAAGGCCAGCCCGGCCTGGGGCACCAGCTTCGCGCCTGATGAGGACCCCTGCGCCGGCTGTCACGGCAACTCGCCGAATACCAATGCCCATGCCGCCCATGTCGTGGCCATTCACTGGGATTCGGATGTTTCCAAGAACCGCAGCGGTGTCTACACCGGTACCACCGGCCTGCAGGGGGCGGCCAACAGTGATGCCAGCGCCCACGGCAAGGTCGATACATCCACCACCATCAACTGCAACGTCTGTCACAACGACACCGTGACCCGCTGGCGCAACCGCCAAAACACCGCCTGCGTCGGCTGCCACAGTACCGATACCCCAGAGGACGGCAATGCGGTGATCAAGGACAAGAGCAAGCACGTCAACGGTGTCGCCGATGTCAAGCTGCTGCCCATCAAAATGAAGACCCGGGCGCAGATCCGCAACGACATTAAAACTGTGCCCGAACTCGATGTGACCTGGCAGCGCTTTGATGCCCCCGGCGGCATCCTCGGTCTTTTCTACAAGGGGGCGGACAACCACGACCAGGCGCGGACCATCTTCAATACCGCGACCATGTACGACGGCACGACCAAGACCTGTACGAATATCTCCTGCCACAACGGCAACCAGGTGAAGTGGAGCGACAACCTGAGCTGCGACGGCTGTCATACCCAGTTGCCCTAA
- a CDS encoding CopG family transcriptional regulator, with protein sequence MENHAKRSTIYFDADLHRALRMKSATGGRSISEIVNEAVRRALREDQEDLAAFEARVAEETISYEELLDDLKAHGKL encoded by the coding sequence ATGGAAAATCACGCCAAACGCTCAACGATCTATTTCGACGCGGATTTGCATCGTGCCCTACGCATGAAATCCGCGACGGGCGGCCGCTCCATCTCGGAAATCGTCAACGAAGCGGTGCGTCGGGCCTTGCGCGAGGATCAGGAGGATCTGGCCGCCTTCGAGGCGCGGGTCGCCGAGGAAACAATCAGTTACGAAGAACTTCTCGACGATCTCAAGGCCCATGGCAAGCTATAG
- a CDS encoding type II toxin-antitoxin system RelE family toxin encodes MASYRLVFKKSVAKDLRAIPAADVARILQCVEALAENPHPVGSEKLSGQERYRVRQGNYRILYEIRDGELIVVVVKVGHRREVYR; translated from the coding sequence ATGGCAAGCTATAGGCTGGTCTTCAAAAAGTCCGTCGCCAAGGATCTGCGGGCGATCCCCGCCGCCGATGTCGCCCGCATCCTCCAGTGTGTGGAGGCTCTCGCGGAAAATCCCCATCCGGTCGGCAGCGAGAAGCTCTCCGGCCAGGAACGGTACCGCGTTCGTCAGGGAAATTACCGAATCCTTTACGAAATCCGTGATGGCGAACTGATCGTTGTCGTGGTCAAGGTCGGCCACCGGAGGGAGGTCTATCGCTAG
- a CDS encoding NAD(P)/FAD-dependent oxidoreductase, whose protein sequence is MDKADIVHPHRPRVVIIGGGFAGINAAKALRDVPVSVLVADRRNYHLFQPLLYQVATAVLSPADIASPIRSILKDQANAEVRLAELTDIDLARHEVRFNNGSAHYDYLILATGATHSYFGKDDWESIAPGLKTIDDALEIRRRILLAFEEAEFEADEETRRGDLTFVVVGGGPTGVELAGALMEIAARTIPHDFRYIDTTTARVILVEAADRLLQAMPEEMSRRAEQELTEMGVEVRLNSLVTGMEDGAVYIGEERLATANVIWAAGVQGSPAARLLKSDLDRAGRVMVRPDLSVSGHPEIFVVGDLAHAVDSVTGAPVPGVAPAAKQMGEFVADVIRREIVGEITPPTRPAFAYHDKGTMATIGRFKAVAAVGKRKFTGTFAWLLWSLIHIFFLVGFRRRVFVMFSWIWHYASFHKGARLITGEPRMKIKSPRNSEE, encoded by the coding sequence ATGGATAAGGCGGATATCGTTCATCCTCACCGGCCCCGGGTGGTCATCATCGGCGGCGGTTTCGCCGGCATCAACGCGGCCAAGGCTCTGCGCGACGTGCCGGTGTCGGTGCTGGTCGCCGACCGGCGCAACTATCATCTCTTTCAGCCCCTGCTTTACCAGGTGGCGACGGCGGTGCTGTCGCCGGCCGACATCGCCTCGCCGATCCGCAGCATCCTCAAGGATCAGGCCAACGCCGAGGTGCGCCTGGCCGAGTTGACCGATATCGACCTGGCGCGGCATGAGGTGCGGTTCAACAACGGTTCGGCTCACTATGATTACCTGATTCTCGCTACCGGCGCCACCCATTCCTACTTCGGCAAGGACGATTGGGAAAGTATCGCGCCGGGCCTGAAAACCATTGACGACGCCCTGGAGATTCGGCGGCGGATTCTCCTTGCCTTCGAGGAGGCGGAGTTCGAGGCGGACGAGGAGACGCGGCGCGGCGATCTGACCTTCGTGGTCGTCGGCGGCGGGCCGACGGGGGTTGAGTTGGCGGGGGCGCTGATGGAGATTGCCGCCCGCACCATCCCCCATGACTTTCGCTACATCGACACCACCACCGCCCGGGTGATTCTGGTCGAGGCGGCGGATCGCCTGCTGCAGGCCATGCCCGAGGAGATGAGCCGCCGCGCCGAGCAGGAATTGACGGAAATGGGGGTGGAGGTGCGGCTGAACAGCCTGGTGACGGGGATGGAGGACGGTGCGGTCTACATCGGCGAAGAACGTTTGGCTACCGCCAATGTCATCTGGGCGGCCGGGGTGCAGGGGTCGCCGGCGGCGCGTCTGTTGAAGAGCGATCTCGACCGGGCCGGGCGGGTCATGGTTCGTCCCGATCTCTCCGTCTCGGGGCACCCGGAAATCTTCGTCGTCGGCGACCTCGCCCATGCCGTCGATTCGGTCACCGGTGCGCCGGTGCCGGGGGTGGCGCCGGCGGCCAAGCAGATGGGGGAATTTGTCGCCGACGTGATCCGTCGGGAGATCGTCGGCGAAATCACCCCGCCGACCCGCCCGGCTTTCGCCTATCACGACAAGGGGACAATGGCGACCATTGGCCGTTTCAAGGCAGTGGCCGCCGTCGGCAAGCGCAAGTTCACCGGAACCTTCGCCTGGCTCCTCTGGTCGCTGATCCACATCTTCTTTCTCGTCGGTTTCCGTCGCCGGGTCTTCGTCATGTTCTCCTGGATCTGGCATTACGCCTCTTTCCACAAGGGGGCGCGCCTAATCACCGGAGAGCCGCGGATGAAGATCAAGAGTCCCAGAAATTCTGAGGAATAA
- a CDS encoding thiamine pyrophosphate-dependent enzyme: MNGNPFVREGCDIAWCPGCGNYAILKLMSTAMAELKLDRQQTVLVSGIGQAAKIPQYLEVHFFNGLHGRALPAATAIKASNPKLTVIAESGDGDMYGEGGNHFLHCIRRNPDLTNIVHNNMVYGLTKGQASPTSQRGFETPLQPAGVNLEPFNPLAVAIALDASFVARAYVGHLEQTLAILREAIRHRGYALVDLLQPCVTFNKLNTYQWFEEHTAELGADHDPHDRVQAFARAIETEPLQLGIFYRREKPVFEEQLAAYHEKGEPLCRRRVDLADLGRLIGEFA; the protein is encoded by the coding sequence ATGAACGGCAATCCCTTTGTCCGCGAAGGCTGCGACATCGCCTGGTGTCCCGGTTGCGGCAATTACGCCATTCTCAAGTTGATGAGCACGGCAATGGCCGAACTGAAACTGGATCGCCAACAGACCGTGCTGGTTTCGGGGATTGGCCAGGCGGCGAAAATCCCGCAATACCTGGAGGTCCATTTTTTCAACGGCCTGCACGGCCGCGCCCTGCCGGCAGCGACCGCCATCAAGGCCAGCAACCCGAAACTGACGGTGATCGCTGAAAGCGGCGACGGTGATATGTACGGCGAGGGAGGCAACCATTTTCTCCACTGCATCCGGCGCAACCCCGATCTGACCAACATCGTCCACAACAATATGGTCTACGGCCTGACCAAAGGTCAGGCCTCGCCCACCAGTCAACGGGGGTTCGAAACGCCGCTGCAACCGGCGGGGGTCAACCTCGAACCCTTCAACCCCCTGGCCGTCGCCATCGCCCTCGACGCCTCCTTCGTCGCCCGCGCCTATGTCGGGCACCTGGAACAGACCCTCGCCATCCTGCGAGAAGCCATCCGTCATCGCGGCTACGCCCTGGTCGATCTGCTGCAACCCTGCGTGACCTTCAACAAACTCAATACCTACCAGTGGTTCGAAGAACACACCGCCGAACTCGGCGCAGACCACGACCCGCACGACCGGGTCCAGGCATTCGCCCGCGCCATCGAAACGGAGCCGTTGCAGCTGGGGATTTTTTATCGACGAGAGAAGCCGGTCTTCGAGGAACAACTGGCGGCGTACCACGAGAAGGGGGAACCGCTTTGCCGCCGGCGGGTGGATCTAGCGGATTTGGGCAGGCTGATCGGGGAATTCGCCTGA